The nucleotide window GATCAATGGTAGCATTAGTTCGGGTAGCAGCAACGGTAGTAGCACATCGCCATTGAATGGCTCTTttgtgtacaacaacaataataataatgttacaAAGTTGCGTCTGCAGCCACAACTCTTTTTGGCTTGGTTGCAGCGTGGTAAATTCTTCATGAGAGAAGTCATTGGCTACGAACAAAGTGATCTCTCACCCGAGTCGATATATGTGCTTGACACAGGTctgctttcgtatatttggctAGGCAGACAGGCCTCTACATATGAGAAGGACAAGTACATGAAGATAGCTCAGCTCTACCTTGAATCGGTGCCCATAGCACGTCGGCCCACAACAGCGGTGGCTGTAATTCGACAAGATGACGAACCTAATACTTTTAAAGGTCTGTTCGAGAATTGGGATCATAACCTTTGGAATGTAAGTAAAGTGTTTATGTAACATTTGGTTGACAAGTGGTTTAATTTTGCACTCTTTGTAGAACTATGTGAGCTATGAACTCAAGCGACAGGCTTTTATGAAACAAGGAAATATGCCAAATACCAATGATACAATTACGAATGGTATAAACGGCAATGGAATCATACCATCTGTGTTGAAAAATCATCTGAAGGATTTCGACCTCCATCACAAATATCCAATAGTCACGCTACAGCAGGAAACCGATCTATTGCCGCCAGAGGTGAATCCACTTAAACGTGAGGTAAATATTAATTGTAAGAAATAACGGTTTCTTGTTACCCCTAAAACCAATCGAGAGGATTATTTGCATATGGGCATATATAAGATTTATTAACACGATGAGAGGAACTATTTGCGCGAAAGTGCTGGTTGTCCGTCCGTATATATTTTGCTGAAATCGTATACGCAAAATTGAGGATCGTGAATGCCAATAATAATCATGTCCACCTCTCGCACAAAACTTACGGTGTGCgcaaaatataaaactagaaatgCAAAGCATACTCCTGATGCTCTCTAACGACCTTGAtttcaccataccatcgataaacacttgTCTTTGATGGACTTTtatcgaaaattataaaaaataatcgcgGCAGTGCATGTCTGAAATTAGTTACGTTCGTAATCTAGTCCGTGAATTATACAATCTTGTAAACCTAATCAAGGATTGACCTCTTAATGCCCCTAGCAGGCGGCTCTGCTTTAAACACGACTGCAGGAATAGTTTTTGCGAAAACATCCCCCACTGTTTAAAGAGGTATGCCTTGTGTTCCTTAACCGGAAGCATGACGACCTCGCTATGTAGGTGCTCGACGGGAGACTTCAGAGGACATCCTGTTATCGTACAAAATGAACTATTCTGAAACGTCTGAAGACTCTTCTTTCGTCCTTCACTGCATCCACGGGCCATATCGGTATTACTTAGTTTATGACCGATCGGCCGAATGCTTAGTATGTTGACAAcaacgtttatttgtttttctccaGAGCTGCCGTCTTGTGACTTGAGGATTTGATTGAGGCTCTACCTTTTAGCAATAATCGTGCCATATGCGGAGGGAAGAAGCTCAGACCGTTGAGTGTAACGCCTAAAAACTTAGGGTTGTCTGAATTTTGTACTGTGGACTTAGTTGGGAAGAGTGTTAGGCTCATTTACTTTACCTAGTCTTTATATTTACTTCCTCACCTAAAGGGaaataacttacatatatagctgagaacaatatatttttccaactattcttcaatatatttatattttttttataaatgaaaaaaaaaatccttgcTGAATATATTTctctcaaaaatattatactttgCCTTTATTTTAGGTTCATTTAACACATGATGACTTCGTCTCTCTTTTCAACATGTCTTTCTGGGAATTCGATGAGCTACCCGTTTGGAAGAAACaagaattgaagaaaaaatataaactattttagGCAAACCGAGCGTGGCTACTAATCCGAATATACTTAAAAACATTTGAGTTGTTGTTATAATCGATGAGAAATATGTACCCTATAATAGTATTGAATGAAGAAAAcccaaaaaattaagttttcataCGCATAACTTACATTacgtttataattaattttaaatatccatatatttacaaattgaatttttgtagtACTgaattattacatacatacatacttatataaacctatgtaaatgtaaatacgTTTTTATGGAATAAATTTGTCGCTTGAAATATGTAACTATGGTTTGTATTAATATACTTTTAAGCTTTATAGAAACGGAATTGGGCTGCATGGATACAAATCATTTTAATAATGATGCCATTCCTGTAGTTGTGGGGACTTCTGCCAAAGTGTTAGGCCTTGGACGATTgctatgaagtttgtaacaccaagAAGGAAAAACGATCACGAGTTGAGTAGATTTGGCCTTGTCCGtagaaagttttttttgtttattatgggATTTCGAGCTTCCGTGTatccgaagttaatgtttttcttgctttaaatatattttctgtaaatttgctgattttgtgcACTGAAACGTCAATTTGATTCAAAAGCCACAAATAAGTCTGTGTGCATAATTTCATTGGGTACTGAAGTTATCAGTCACatccttttatttttaaagttttaaacaaaaacattgtattattcaattattaaaaaCGAATACAATAATATTTAACAAGAACTTTTGTATTGTGTTTTGAAGAATTAAAACTgcaatttacttatatataagtatgtgtatttacATAGCTAGTTCAGGTTAAAACTTCAGCATCAGCTGCCGTTGTTATGTCAACTGTCTCCACTTCATCTGAGTCAGGTTCATCGTCAGAACCTAAGTATTGAAAggaagaaaattgaaatataaattttacgtcttacaaattttcaaagttcTTTTAGTACTTGGAAAGAATAAGCCCACTATGAAGTCAAAGAGGCCGCCTAACAGATCAAAAAACATgtctaatataaataaatccGGATTTTATGCGTTGGCAAGCTAAAAGCACTGGATAACTAACTATTACTAAGTGATCATGTGTCGCAGAATAAGTGTACTTTTCAGTGATATACATTCAATGAACCATGTAATTATTTTATGCTAATAACCGTAATTATTCGGATGAGTCGTCatagaacatacatatacagttacaTACTCATAATTATTTACGATTACATTTGATTTGAAACTAAATACCtttatgtatctatgtatttaTGAATCTATATCATCTTTttgaaatataacaaaaaacaaatttaggATTCCTCAGAATCATCATCGTCGCCACCAccaccttaaaaaaaaacaatgaaaattttaaattcaattaacttCTAAAACGCAAAATGTACAGCTTACCGAAAGAAAACAATCCCGATATAAAATCGaatataatttgcaaaaaatcaaaaaacattgCTACCAATCATTGCAGATTACCAATCTAAACTAAATCATAGCATCagttttgatgaaacaaatacCCTACTGCAAATAGTTGgtctattatttttaatgatctTGCAACTTTTAAATGGAAGTAATTTGATATATACAGAGAGTAATGGCTATTACGTCGGCTTCCACAaatacaatttcatttttgGGGAAGGAGtagggtttttaatttttttttttaattttcgcatACTTCAGGAATATGGtgtaaaatttttgcattttcgttaagtgtagtatcttaaaaatattccctgaaaatttcacgttaatccgataattagtttttgagttattcgagaaataagaaagagagctcgggcGCTTCAaagcaaaactttaaacgcgtttttctcaaaactatgttttttgaatcggtgacaactgtaactcgaaaaccgttcagtagattttaatgaaatttatacagcttttacaatacataataaactcgggcctgatcgaaggatttttattttttctaaaatttcgattttttaagaccaattaactgttgattttttcgcagaaatttagaaaaaaatttcctgaggccgccattttaaattaaaaaaatccttcgatcggGCCCGGGAttagttatttataaaactaattttttttgtccctTTGTTTTTAGATGAGTCTCCAAAGACTTatgcttgtcaccgcaagtacctttttttggaatagggtaaacacaaacaactataactttggaaattaatttttttttttttgaaattttcgtgacttcaagtcaacacattctataataatgccgtattactacttttgtaaaataacatgatttagtagcaaaaaaaaaatactgaaaactctcattttttcgtgcctccgACAACCCCTAACCCctcaatttgtttatatttttcattttacaataacaaatagaccaattttttttcagcaaaaaaattgcgttttttccttcaaaatgcgcaaaatttaaatttcgtttaCATAAGGATATCATGAGCATGAGCAtggttcccacgacagtcgagtctaagtaaccggaacggatctGCATTTTTATCTGGTCAAGGACTGTCACTTCACCACCATTGCTACAAATtaattcaagaatatttttcaaCGTTACATCGCAATGCAGCTTTTTTCCGAGACGGTCTAGAATAATTGCTGttacttacttatttttgaatatttttctaagaaaatttaacacaatatttttaaaatttaattttgtaattggattttaaaaataaacaattttaacagttttacaaaaatcttaaaaattggtATATTTCCACgaattatgaaatttatatattaatctTTACTTCATTCCATTACTCACTATATGGAAAAATCATATcagcaataaaactaaaaactataCGCAGAAATTCACAAtcttccattttattttttaaactaaaataaaaacgaaGCTGCTGCCGGATTTATAGTCTCGCTTCAAACTAATAAAGTATTTGCAGCCATTCGGTAATTTAATTGAATGTTCAGAacttaaacatttaaattaaatattgctatttaataaattatatgaataaactttttaattgaaaataaaaaaataatattacactAATATGGGAAAATGAGGTCATGACTAATTTGCGCAATTTATATtggcaaaattgaaaatttcttctgttttattatttttatttttgttacactTTTCTGTACAAAGCCGATTGGcgtgaataaataaatgaaatatatgtatgtatatacctgcTAAATATCATAGCCATACATTGGACCTTCCATGTAGGCTCTATGTTGATCGGGTGAATTCCGTCGTATACGCCGACCGATTGGTTCCAGGTCTGCATAGCATTTTGGAAATACACGTTCTACCGCCTCAATAGCTTCAAGTTTTGTTACATTACGCACCGCCAAAACAGATTGCAGCGCCTTTGTTTTTACACAGTTCTAAATTCATATTACATATAAAGTCGCTCTGTTATAGATCGTTATTATACATGAATTCTCAACAAACCTGATGCGCCTGTTTTATGTCAAATATTGAAGCATCACCTTGCATCATAGCGCTGAGGAAGGAGCAATGCGCCAAATTAGCCGCCCTAATTTCAGTGCATGCTAAATGGTCGATATTTCGAAAGTCCAACTCATTATTGCAATAATCGAACATATGTATCATTTCATGTGTAAGTACACCTTGAACCATGCCTTCATTGCGAGCCATGTTTTGGCACACAACTATTTGATTCATGACAGGATCATAACCACCAGTTACGGTGGTATCACATACTTCACAAGATATATGGCGTCGAAGATCGATTGGACAGCCGGAACTTCGGAGTGCTCCCATCATAAGTTTCACCAAGGGACTGTTTTTTACACACCAGTACACGTTACGTTCACATTTTACCTTGTCAATATTTTCACGGCCCTCCATGCCCAAAAGTATCTTCGACCACTTTGGTTTATATGTTTCACCCTTTCTTTCTGGATACAAATCATAACCCCATTCTTTTGTTTGGGAGCTATTTGAATTGccattttcatttgtttgctCAGCGTTACCCACTGGTTCTTTAGCAGCATCCACCAAAGGATCCTTATCTGCTTTGGCTTCAACTTTTGCAAATAGTCCCATTGCTCAATAAACCGGTAAGAAACTTGAGGAACCTATTAAACGTTAAATAACAATGCGAAAAGAACACTGTGCGACTAACAGCTGATCTAAAGGGATGCCATGTCAAATTAATagacaaaatatttgtacaagAAACAAAATAGTAGTAGAACAGGAATAATTTCCTACTACACAatcgtatacatatacatttttttctttgaatgaagtaaaaatttggtataaatacaTACGTTTTCGGCTTGACTTGACAGACAAAACTCTACAATTTTATATACTGTTTATTCAGTTTCAGACGAAGCTTTATGCGGTAACCATCactcatttttcaaaattcataaaatatcaATCCATAGTTTTATTATTATCCTAATGCCTCATCCAAGCcgttttattaacaaaaaatgaaCCTACGGAAATTTTTTTCCAGACTCTCGGAAAGTATCAAActgttaattaataaaaaaaaaacgattttcatgttttcaaaaAGCTGTTTAgattataccatgttcagaccgacacttaatcacacgatttcggctgttgaatggattatcccactaatcttaaaaatttatcaagatttcgccatacaaaaatgacagttccaaatcacttcattgaaatgatttgaaactgatccacgctaaatctctctgtgcgactctgattttgcgcaatctacttgtcagcactggaaatctgttacattatcacagctgatttagacaatacaaaggggaaaaaatgtaaacaaacaatttttttttaaatcaatgaatctaatttcacctgaaaatcgacttaataaatgaaaaaatgcatccattatttctattatatggaaaatattaaaagaaatacggctttcatttcaaaatactatatgtcaatcttttcttttgataaatattaagcgatgtgaattcttgaatgacaataacagctgttttttgatctttctaacggcagtgagaacactgttgggttatgaaatgcttaaatgtaatctaatcttttaaattttcggtctgaacatggtattacaTTGAAATTAATCGAGAAATTTTTGATTGACAGTGATCACcatatatatagttttgagaaagACGCATATAAAGTTAAACACAAAACTTACAGATACGCTCATACCTCCGACACTATTTGAAAAATCAACcacatatttttggaaaatatttctaagaCTTTATGCTttagaaaatgcaaataatcaagtttttgaaaattcttaccAACGTCGTAAGGGAAAATTGCACAAATAATAGAGTTTCTATTTACAAACTTCAAGTATTTTGTTGGCAACCATATTTTCTTAAGTTTTGGCAGCATTGTTTTGCTTTCATATTTCAATTCTTAgcgcaaaatttaatttacctgCAACCgccattttcattacttcgtaaaattttgataaaggaaaataatttctgttaaataaaaattacatttcaaatttgtaaatattagtgTAAACACTTTTAATCGTAATgtctcaatttaattttttgaatgaaCTGACCAGTGCAATGACACTGGACGGTGAAATTACACGGGGACCAGCACCTCGCTGGCAAAAAAAATTGGAAGCTTCTGCAATGGCTAACAGCCTTAACGGAAGTATAAATGCGTCGCGTTCCGTACTGTCTATGTCTTACAATACCAGTTTTTCTGGTGTAAATCCACCCGCAAGAACCCCAAGGAAAGTTAGTGGAGATACAAAGTGCAAAAAAACACCGACTCCAAGTAAAGGTACAAAGACGCCAAGTGGTGGTGATCGATTCATTCCAAACCGTGGAACTAGCAACTTCGAACTTGGACATTATTTGGTAAgtaaaacatgtattttttttatgaagaatataaaattatttttgtttttatattcaaatatagaTAAAACAAGAACAGGACAAATCGGAAAACGATGATAATGACAATAGCAATAATGCTAACAAAAAGACACCTTCGAAGGTTGAGCGTCAAAAGCTTATATCGGATTCATTGCAAGTTGGTGATACGAAAAGCACTCGAATTTTATGTTATCAAAATAAAGCACCTGCGGCACCAGAATCTCATCAAAACCCGTTAAAAGTggtttattcaataaatacacCTTTATCGACTAAAAGTGGCTCTCGTTTTATACCAACCACATCGGATCGTATTCTAGATGCACCTGACATAATAaatgattattatttaaatttaatggattGGAGTGCTGACAATATTGTGACAGTAGCTTTGGGTAATGCAGTTTATTTATGGAACGCCGTAACGGGAAATATAGATCAATTAGTGGAGTACGAGGAAGGAGATCATGCCTGCGCGCTTTCTTGGATACAAGACGGACAAATATTAGCAATTGGTAATAATACTGGTGTAGTAGAATTGTGGGATTGCAATAAAAGTAAACGTCTTCGTGTCATGGATGGGCACTCGGCTCGAGTAGGCACATTGGCTTGGAATTCATTCCTTGTATCATCGGGCAGTCGAGATGGTTCCATCATACATCACGACGTACGGGCGCGTGAGCATAAAGTAGCTAACCTAAATGGACACACACAGGAAGTGTGTGGTCTGAAATGGTCAACTGATTTTAAACATCTTGCTAGTGGTGGCAATGATAATTTGGTTAATGTATGGGCAGCAGTAAGTGGTGGTACAGGTAGTGGTACCGAGCCTTTGCACGTACTCAACGAACATCAAGCAGCGGTACGAGCATTAGCCTGGTGCCCCTGGCAGCCAAACCTCTTAGCTAGTGGTGGTGGTACCGCGGATCGTTGTATAAAATTCTGGAATGTAAACAATGGTTCGTTAGTTAATTCGGTCGATACTAAATCTCAAGTATGTGCACTTTTATGGTCTCGAAATTACAAGGAGTTGATTTCGGCGCACGGTTTCGCACACAATCAGCTGACGATTTGGAAGTATCCATCAATGATAAAACAAGCAGAATTAACTGGGCACACTTCGAGAGTTTTGCAAATGGCCATGTCACCTGACGGGAGTACAGTAATAAGCGCAGGTGCAGATGAAACATTGCGTTTGTGGAATTGTTTTGCCCCAGATCCGCATACCGCGAAAAAAGCGAGTAAGGCAGCAAGTAAAGCTAAGCAAAGCGTTTTTCGTCAAAGCATTCGATAAATCAAGAGTACCGATTTTTAGTTaagacatttcaaaatatgttgaCTTTTATGACAAATTAGCTTAAGTATTTGGAAATGTATTGGAAGTGATGAGTGGATATATTTTAACAAGAGTGCTTCTATACGAGACATTTTATaggtatttgtatttaaatatgtaagttcAGTTTTCATTATGTATTTCTTAGAGTGTTCATATgtatttttccatgaaattctATTTATAAGTTAAATTGCtagtaatattttattgatCTTGACTGATTATAATGTATAGATGACATCAGCATCAATTTTACgacttgtattttttatattcaccCACATTTGTAATACTTGCTTTTAAATAAAggacaataaaaattatgctaaattattttcatttactcTTATCTTACATTATATAACCCGATTTTCTCCGTTGTCGAAAGATGTCCGCATTATATAGTCGACTCGGATTTTATACAGTCAAGGACTATTTTCAGCAATCTAACTCTGTTTGGATAGATGAGCTTTAGATTAAGTTTCCATCGCTGGAGCAACTCCTTGCAGCAGCAACTCATGACTCGtactggcattgagtccaactttGGACTTGAGGAATTTGTCTGCTGCGTTAAAGCCCCTGCGGATTCTACCGCTGCAATAACCACAATTTACAGGTCTCTCCCTCCCTCCCAGGATCAACTGTGATTAACCCGAATTCTACAATTGAACTGCTAAAAAAGCGCTCATGGAGTGCAATCCGCTTTCCGGGAAATCCTTGGACTGCAAGCTAAGATTATCAGGTgggtatttattatataatcgCGCCGGGTGCAATGCGTAGTTACCCTACAgcagcacttgaagtcatgctgaAACTCACACCGCTTCACCTAGTAATCAATCAAGCAGCCAAACATACATTGCTTCAAATGACAACAGAAAGGATGAAATACCAGTGGTTTGTTCTCCCAGGGGACAGAATTACGTTAAGGGTTAACTTCGTTGGAAAGTTTAAAGTTAAAGCTACACTAATAACTAGCAGCACTTGTTTAACATGGACCGAGCCTCTTGTGAAAACTACCGGTTCTACGACATAAAGCCTGAAATCCCGAATACCTCCTAAtagactgcacagcagtctgaaGATGTAGGATTACGGTCCTTGAATTCATGTAGTATATTGGAATTCATCAATGTGCAGTGGCTATGTGAGTCGTTGCGACTTAgaggagggcacaatagaccttaagTCCCAGTACAAACTTCGTTTACTATCTACCTGGGCTAAAGTCCCCTCCCTATATTGGCTCCTTTCTGAACCATCCAGGGCTTCTACACAATCATGCCATCTttcgacttcgaagttatgactgtcaacagtggcgttgggagccaagtcgcgaatgcaaCGATTAGAGATGGTCTGTGTCGATCATCTTTTCACGGATCTTGGCGTGTACATCTGGACAGTtgctgattttccaggtctaaagccacactgataagctccaatcagtttgttgactgtgggctttaacctttcacacagtacgctcgatagaaccttatatgtgatgttgaggaagcttatcccacggtagttggcgcagattgtagggtctccttttttatggattgggcatagcacacttaaattccaatctatgggcatgctttcgtccgacgatattctacaaagaagctgatgcatgctctttatcagttagTGCctttcagaatttaaaaatatatgagcTTTTGCAGTTTCTCCAGGTATATCTCAGAAATATCTCTGAAATTTTGAAGTAAATCCGCCAAATACTTACACATAATTAGCAAAGGAGAACGTTCGTGTAAAACTTCAAatgtgtttttctcaaaactatggtTTTTGAACTGGTAAGCACTCTAGCCGAAACCGCTTGGAagacttcaatgaaatttaagggtcagtagggtaatcttgtttcaaaaaaagaatttcttttacatattctgttcccttatacacttagaattaatgtagaaatccactttaccattggaaggtttcgaaaaaggcccaaaaataataataccgctcgacgtttttttttcaacgcTCCATCTTTGTATTCTTTTTCagtacctcaaactttaaacgcgtttttctcaaaacacacttttttaaactggcggtatgattccggtcgaactactcaaccgatttggttaattctttaaatattcacaaatcgcctggctatcgtccctatatAGTTacggacaataaaatagaatcatccATGGTACTAATTTTTCggtctcaaaaaaattatgaaattgttttaaattcaaCTAAGTTATATAAAGTGCTTTTGGTAGcaccaaaaatattgaaaaaaaaaacaattcataagtattacaaaaacaaaggaaacgaatatattttaaaaattcgatggacaaaaaaatagaatcaaaatcttgtacattaaaaaaaaaatattttttaagggatctaatagaatattttttaataaattgttgtgTATTCTTAATCGTCTAATACCGATGCACATCTTCTAGGCATAGACCTAATTAGGCTACCGAAAGTGTTCTGTGGAACAGAATACCAGACCTTCTCTCAGAATCagcatttttcatttatgaaactatttcgctattgattctattattttgtcACTAAGCACGAGGCATTACAGTTAACTATAAAACTCGACAATGAtatcttttcctcttttttaaaagtacatattattGCCTTTGTTATTATACAGAAAAGTTACTACatagatgaaaaatttcaaataaattatgccATTGTTTTAAAGCAACAtctttgattctattttataGTCCgtaactgtatatacatatattataatttattgacaacgttatgacaaaatttatgtaaaaaaaacatggggtaaaattaaaaaaaaacgttaattacttttttatttatcaacatttttcatgattctagtagggacgataaccactcacgtactttttaaggtagtagtctggtaacttatgcctattttcatgacttctttggagggtggttttttataggaaaataaaaatgaattatcttgaatatttagagtgtttttatttacatattgaaaatttaaaaaaaaaattattagaataaatttaatactttgttactattattattgtcactcggagttggaacctcaaaaaaaatgcacgtgggtggcccgggtgattttggctcttgatgtaatctaaaatcaaatatttttgattattcgTAATCTATAGACATGCCattctggtcggaactactGCAGTGAAATTTCAAAGGTAAATAATAGAAtggcggactttgaaaaaaaggtacttttattttagcaaagaaatgGTGGTAAAATAAAAGGTTAGAggtgaaaaaaattctcgttagtACCGACGAGAACTATAAGTGTGTAGAACAGCCTGTTacaatttgaaagcaatcggttaagtagaaaaaaagttaagacccgggccgaccagaaaaacaatgttttgagacaaacgcgtttaaagtttggtcGACCTTAAAAGTTGGACTCAGAGGCGCTCTAAGAAACTCGTTACAACTCCGGAAATATTCGTCAAATTactgtctgaaattttcacagcatatttttaagatattgtactttcaaattaagcaaaaaaaaatttcgattttttgaacccaagttaccagactactaccttaagaATAAGTTGGGTTTTTTGTGTTTCCGAtcatccaaacatgagaaatcgtgtctgccagtgaaaaaacgcatcttaTTCAAACAGCCATTTCTCTGACagatatcataaaaaaattccgaaaaaatttgtttatacactccacgatatacatacataagtacataactCCTCATATGTGAAAAGTTCTGTTGTAGAatcaaaatttctatgaaaaaaaaactgtaaaaaacaggccagattaccctactgaccccttaaaaacaaaacaacatgaACTAGTGCCTGATCGCaggatttctttttaattttttataaacaattatcTTTTAGTTTTTTCCCCAAAATCtggaataaaattatttagaattgtAATTTTCTTGTCTCTGAGCAGAAAAATAATGTATACCCTGCACTAAACCATccaatttgaaataaaacaatcattttcaatacatttttctaaaattcttatttttacatatttaatatttccttGCTTATTTTTCATGTGTTGCGTTAAACTTTCCTTCGACATCATTTTTGTGTTAATTTACGTGTATTT belongs to Bactrocera dorsalis isolate Fly_Bdor chromosome 1, ASM2337382v1, whole genome shotgun sequence and includes:
- the LOC105225127 gene encoding cell division cycle protein 20 homolog: MSQFNFLNELTSAMTLDGEITRGPAPRWQKKLEASAMANSLNGSINASRSVLSMSYNTSFSGVNPPARTPRKVSGDTKCKKTPTPSKGTKTPSGGDRFIPNRGTSNFELGHYLIKQEQDKSENDDNDNSNNANKKTPSKVERQKLISDSLQVGDTKSTRILCYQNKAPAAPESHQNPLKVVYSINTPLSTKSGSRFIPTTSDRILDAPDIINDYYLNLMDWSADNIVTVALGNAVYLWNAVTGNIDQLVEYEEGDHACALSWIQDGQILAIGNNTGVVELWDCNKSKRLRVMDGHSARVGTLAWNSFLVSSGSRDGSIIHHDVRAREHKVANLNGHTQEVCGLKWSTDFKHLASGGNDNLVNVWAAVSGGTGSGTEPLHVLNEHQAAVRALAWCPWQPNLLASGGGTADRCIKFWNVNNGSLVNSVDTKSQVCALLWSRNYKELISAHGFAHNQLTIWKYPSMIKQAELTGHTSRVLQMAMSPDGSTVISAGADETLRLWNCFAPDPHTAKKASKAASKAKQSVFRQSIR
- the LOC115066072 gene encoding mitochondrial inner membrane protease ATP23 homolog → MGLFAKVEAKADKDPLVDAAKEPVGNAEQTNENGNSNSSQTKEWGYDLYPERKGETYKPKWSKILLGMEGRENIDKVKCERNVYWCVKNSPLVKLMMGALRSSGCPIDLRRHISCEVCDTTVTGGYDPVMNQIVVCQNMARNEGMVQGVLTHEMIHMFDYCNNELDFRNIDHLACTEIRAANLAHCSFLSAMMQGDASIFDIKQAHQNCVKTKALQSVLAVRNVTKLEAIEAVERVFPKCYADLEPIGRRIRRNSPDQHRAYMEGPMYGYDI